The genomic stretch CACGCGGATGTGgtacaccacacccaacaccatgGGCGGCCCATGTCCACTCGGCACCTCCCCCCACCCGCCCCTGTTCATGGGTCGACACAGCAACTTAGTAATGGCCAAGCCacctatactactactaccactaataccaCTAACTGTATATCTAagacaggtaaaaaaaaatctttttgattAGACACAGCTTCACGTGATGTGCCCTCCAGTTATTAGTCATATGCATCAATTAGTCGCACCCTTACAGTGATCACACACGTACCTCCAATGTGTAGTAGTTACACACATCTCTAGTGTACTTTTTAGTGATTACACTAAGATACTTGCATCCCCCTGGTGGTTACCAGGGATCTCATTGTTCGACGTCaccatcatgcatccctgctgctCATTGGTGAGCGTCGCACTTGCAGTTCCTGTGACTTGATGTTCTTTGTTAACCGCACCGCACCCATACGTACTCATATGCTAATACCCCACAATGATTGGCTTCCCTGATGCAAGGCTTGTATGTCAAGGAACCACTGCTGTCATCCCTGAGTGCATCCGTAATTAGTACCAAGGTTTTGCTTACAGTATCCTAGCACCAAATGGTCACGAGTTTTGGTGCATTTCTTCTTGTATTTGTTTTATGATTTCTGCCTTACAGAGCTCCTCGCACAGTTTACTCTCAAGGTGTTCTTCATGTACAGACGTATGAGTATATTTAGTCTTGTTGAATCTCTTATATCAAGTGTGGGCTTTATATATTTTGTAGAATGCGTTCGTGCATCTCCGCATGTGAAGATTCATTTATATTTAAATCATTTAGtgaatatctttatttagaagaACTTCATGACTGTAAGATTACGTGAAAGATTATTTTCAAATAATACCTTCAGAATACCTTCAAATCAGGGTAGTcgattttgacaagaaaatgttgaAGGGAATAGAAGAACTTTGTGTATTTTACAGTTTCTGTCTTGAAACTGAGGCatgattgattatatatatatatatatatatatagtttggcaTGTTGGTCTTGCAGTAGACTTTACAAATATTCCATCAGTTTTAAACAGCTCTGGCAAGATCCTCTCGCACGAATAATGCTTCAATAACTAACTATTATCAGGTAACTATCCGCTTTTTATGACATTTTACTACGACCCAGCGAAATATTCTGAAGCGTGGCTTTGgtctgagaggaaaaaaaaagtcagtttcCTGGTTAGAACTTGCACAGAAGAGGATGAATTGCTGCACttcttgagcacgaggttacggcTCTTAAGGATACATTAGCATGGTTTTTGATTGTCCCCCTTGAGGGTCCGGTCGAAGATCACGCCAGccatactcaaggattgtacgtATCTTCGAAGCTGATAATCTCTACCACCCGCACAGCTCAGTAACCCGGGCCTCAAACCTTTTTCTACCCCACGCCCCTGTTATCTATCATGTGTCCCACACCCTTGTTTTCATTTCCTTGTTAATACAGCCTCTACTACTAGTTCCCAGCTAGGTATTGTTGGAGCATTGGCACATTGCTTTGAAATAGTTTTTTGGAACACTTTCAGGCCCCGGTACCTTCAGGGAACGAAAGTGCTAGCCATCAGTGTTTCTTGGTATGATATTAGGTAAACTGTTTCTTTTTACTTATAGAAAGACTTTAGATTATGCTCTTTGGAGCATATTTAGAGAAGAAAATAGTACAGGGTGGCACAAAAGTATTTATGATTGGACGATTCATTTTGCTTGGTGACGCTTTGGGATATCCTTATGACGATGACTGTAAACCCCTCGGATATTATGTTTTGACCTCATTTAACCCTTAAGTGCCGGGGGTCAACATTTAACCCTTAAGTGCTGAGGGTCAAAGGCTAGCCCATTATACCCCCGGGTCgtactattgtgctcaaggggatGATGATTCCAACCCCATCACTACCCAGGTGATTGGAGACCTGGTTTGTATGATTAATTGATGGACTGCTTATCATGATATTTGATGTTTTGAACTCCCGAAAAGTGTTTTCCACTTCAACACTTGGCCTCCCCCAGCCTTGTGCCGGCAGTCGGTGTAGTGGCCGATAAGATGACGATAAGGGACTTGTGTTCGTGCTTAGAGGGAAGGCAGAGTGAGTGACTGTTGGTTGGTTGAGGTCGTATGTGGTggtataaggagagagagaagagaggttaaGACTAGGATGCTACTGAACCCTCCCCATAATCCCCTAAGTGTCTGCAATGTTATTGAATCCCATGAATGACAGTGGATTCTACAGATTGTCGCATGCCTTTTTATCATTTTATGAACTGTCGATCTGAGTCATAGTTCTCTTATCACATGTTTTCGTGTGGCCTTGCCTGCTGGTGTAGTCACTTGCGTTTTCACTGTACTGTAGAAATCGGTATAACATCAGTATCATCAATGTACAAGTGACTAGTCCTGACTTTTGATAGATTTAAGTAACTGTGTGAAGTATTGATCAAAGTAATATCCACATTATCCGAAAAAAAAACTGTTCTCTCAATGCAGAATTCTCCGGTTAGACATTTTTGACAAGGTTCATAACTTGATATACCATTGAAAACGGTATGTTTCATCTGATATACTACTTAAACTTAGGTCTCTTTCATCTATACTGTTCTAAAGTACAAATAGAACAATTCCTGATATTATTGATGTGTTAGGAAGACTTGTGGTATATGAATCGATATATGGTTATGCAGAGAGTGTGTATTGCCTTAAGAGTAATCAtgagcacctgaagaaggtaGTGAGCGTGGCAGTCTATAGTCCTGTAGCCTAAATAACCAACCAAAGTCCGGTGTAATTTATCCTTCTAATACAGACGTAACTGCTGACATAGTTGCAGATAAATAAAACGGTATTTTCAAGTCATGAGTGTCGTGTGTGAAGTATACTAatcataatggaaatataaccAAATTTTCAACTTTTGACGCGAAGTAGAAAactcctcgtattttttttttcttcttttcatttgttGGAAGGTGACCCTTGGACCACCAGAACTTTGTTCGTCGTTGACATCAGTTGGGAGTCCCAGACCGGACCGTTATATCTCCTCTCCCCAGGGGGGCATTGTTTGCCCCTTTGGACCCAGGTTATCGCAAGCACTGCTTTcctttcccaccctctctctctgagTCTTGGTGCTGTGTCTTTATCACCATTGAGTTTCGGACTGGGCAGGAGGCTCACTGCCAGCCCGGTTGTTCATCCACACCTACGGGGGTTTGGTGTGGACTTGTGTGTTTAGAAACTGGGGTCTTGgatcagccagcagcagcagctgccgtACTCACTTGGCATTTGTGACTCTGCCTTGCCCGTagaccttcctcctcttcttacatCTGTTTGTTTCTAGTTTAAATGGAAGGGGGTTTTGTATGTCTTAGTGTACACAGTTTGTGTAAAGGGCACGTTAAGCTTTTGCTTTTCAATTTCCAGTTTTTATGTGTTAAACCCGAGTGAGAATGATTCTCTTTATCAGAACAAGCGGATGATAAACAACCGGAAAATGATTGTGTGGCTGAAGTTTTAGTATTTTCTCTCTTGAAATATATCTTCTTATGACTTTGGAACCGGTTTGGCTTTATAAAAGATCTTGTTTCTACGTGATGGTAAGTGCGTCTGGAGAATTCTACAGATTGCAGTTGAACGATTACAAATAGTGTTGGGTCAGCTTCTgaaaaagagaggtgtgtgtgtgtgtgtatatgtgtgtgtttgtgtgtgtaagagtgcaAAGAATAATCCGGGAAGTCATGTAATCGTTACATTTTCTCTGCTGCCAGCgtaagtacttctttatatttcattttttttgtatgtattacTCTTGCAGTTAGAAATTAAGTGAGGTTCTGAGACTTTCGCGCatcttatttacttttatttcctgTTTGTGTTGCAGCTTGTGGGTACTGCAGTCAGCATGTAGCACAGTCCTCATCTACGTCTCACACCCCGACCCATACGCCAAACCACACGCCAAGCCACACACCAAGCCACACGCCCACGCACACGCCCATGCAGTCCCCCACGCACTCGGCCGCCCCGCGAAGGATCAACCGCCGGACGGAACTGGACTTCGAGGAGCTGCGCGCCCTTCAGGTCGCGGGGGCCATCGCCCTCATTGACGTGCGTCACCCACAGGAACTGGAGAACTATGGCGAGATCCCCGGGTCGCTCAATATCCCACGTGAGtactcctcccatgcctctctctccccctacggCGTACACCACATTCCCTAAAGGTAGTCAGGGCGTCCACTTTCTCCACGAGTAAGTCAGGGCGTCCACGTTCCCCCCACACGTAGCAAGGGCCTTCACCTCGGGGCTGAAAACTTGATTCTCGTAGCCACATCTTCACctgttcttcaaaaaaaaaacattcctttAAAACCATTTTCATTGTCATGGCCGTCTTATACTCCTTCCGTATCTGTGGCTACTTCTGAATATAATTACgtctcgccattttttttttttttttttatagaattgGTGATCATTTCTACCCCTTATAACCTTTTATTGggtgggattattattattataagtttaCTCCACATAGACAGACGTGTTATGATCGCAGCAGCCTGCGTCTTGGCTTCCATTGTTTGTGCTTGGCATAAACGTAGACATTACAGCTTTGGCGACATTTCCTCAGGGAGATGCCCGCGTGAATCTTGGGGTCTTtatatgttgttgttgatgatcttTGTGGAATTTCCTGACTGCCGACCTCTGAATCCTACTGTACTACTGTACAGTAGGATTCAATAATGTTACGGAGTGAGGGAGAAAATATCTTTGCACCAGCAttcccaccatctccaacaatatCCCCGACAACTCCAACAGCACCAAGAACAACAACACGGCCAACACCACACGAAGTAGTGTGTAGATACCTCGAGTGTCAAGAGGCTCCCTCGGAATCATTTGATAAATATGTTGTATGGTGGTTCTTGAGCATTCCCCATCTGGTTGCCgatggcattctctctctctctctctctctctctctctctctcgcatttgCAACTATTGGTGCTATAtatacccacctacccacaccaccCTGTAGAGTGCCCAGCttggtatgatggtatgagggtgtgtggggggcaagAGGAGTTCGTGAGCTTTGATTCGTAAACCTCTTCTTTCTCCACGCCattcctcccatatatatatatatatatatatatatatatatatatatatatatatatatatatatatatatatatatagttttttgcGAACCTATATAGATTGACGTCGTCTTAACTCTCGTACTATCACCTCTAGTTTTATCATCCCTTTCTCTTTGGTTTCGCAAATCTTCCATCCTTTGAGTCATGTCTGAAACACGTGTGTGCTTTCTGCAGCCTCTTTTTCCTTCGGTACTGTAGTGTCTTGTATTTATCCTATGTAGATAAGGATATACTGTCCCTGCCCTCCTGGGGTTGACCTTGTCACACTGTTATCTGGGTTTCACTtctggttgggggaggaggggagtggcctTGCAGGGAGGCACACTGTGAGGGCACGGGTTTGTTGGGGTGggattggggggagggaaggcggTCTTGCAAGCACACGGTGCAGGCATGAGTTtgttatgggtggggtgggtggggggtagtaAGGTGGGAGGGTTGCGGCCCTATCGATTTTTCCGGGGAGTTACGTAAGCCTGACCCACTgtggtggcgggcgggcggggtaaggtgagggaggacgagaggcagacagaccacaggatggtggtggctgctggtgttgGCTCTCTGATAAGCTGATAAGACTTGACGTGACGTGTCTTGTAGGCTGACTgtctgaatgactgactgactgactggtagaTAGGTACAATACTTGAGAATTGAATGAATGGGAAATTGGTGACTGACTGGTAGATAGGTAGAATACTTGAGAATGGAATGAAtgggaagttggtgactgactggtAGATAGGTAGAATATTTGAAAATGGAATGAATAGGGGAATTGGTAGATGTGGAGGCAGGGAAACAGGAACGCATACAGTTCTGAAGTGGGGTGTTTGGCTGGGGGGTCTGGGGCGCGAGTCGAACTGGAAGTCGTTAGGTCCGTtggcctggtggaggaggaggagctggtggttcccgaagggagagagagagagagaggcagcctaTCATCAAATTTTTTGAAGGTGTAATTATCAGGTTGGTGTAGGTGTCAAGTGGCAAGAACTATTTGATAGATTCGTGGAGGGTTCATTTTAGGAGAGTGCTTGCCGTTGCCAGATAAGGTCTCAGGCAGGAATAATTGTACGAGAAATCGGCTGAATGAAtgatccaaaggcaaagagattTAAGTGTGCGTAGGATCAGAAACTAAATGATTTCTCTTTATCCGTTTAAGATACCGTAAGTCTTAATTTGAGTGTTGTGTGCACGAAGAATATCTTCCCAGCAATTATGCACTTGCACGgttaccttgtgtgtgtatgtatatatatatatatatatatatatatatatatatatatatatatatatatatatatatatatatgtataatatttatCTAAACTGTAGAAGTGTTAGTATGTTGTGTGGCGGTGCGTATATCgtgaggaggtggtgagtggtggcatgtggtggtgtggtgtggggagtgagggagggtagtgttgggTGCGCGTGCCATGCAGCGGCAAcagcggtggtggcagcagcCTCGCCGGTGGCTGGGGTTATGGGGTACGTCGTCATGCTCGGGGACAGGACCGGGAGGCGAGCTTGGTGCGAGGGGCGACGACGATGACTGACTGATCACGAACCATTACTGTTCTACGTTTGACGTGGGTTCGCCTTAGCTTTCCCCTTCGTCTGCATTACCTCTGTCTTGTACTGGTCTCGTAGGGAAGCAGTTATGATGTGATCAGTAATCGTAGCTACACACTATATTGTGGTGTTATGTAGAGCAGTTTAAGGATTTTCCTTCTCTTGGTTTATATATTTgggattcttatatatatatttcgctttgTAAATCTTGTGAACACATATCGTTCTCATGAAAATATTTATCTCATAAGTGTTATCTTGGATACGTTGCTGGGAATGCTTCCTCACCTTTACCCCAACCCTTTCAAAGATTATGTCATTCAACATTGTACCATCATGTTCCCGTAActaaatatatattaatgaaatgaatGCCATTTCCATTTTTCTAAGTTCGAATTCAGATAAGTTGAAAATCTTGTGTTAAATTAGATTGGCCATGGAATGGTTTCTTCATAGCCAGATGTGGCAGGGGGAGTGTAAATAACATTATAACAAAGATCTAACCACTACCCCCAGGGCTTTGTGACGCGCTTGCTTTGTGGTCTGTGAACAACTGTTGCCTGTCTTCCTTCGTTTAGTTCCCCCCCTAACCGTCGACGTACGCCCATGGCTCTTAACTTTGGCGTGTTATTTTCGACGCAAAGGCATGCTCGTGTGTCGTGTGATTGATGCAATAATGAGCGGGTAGTGTGGACCTGCATTATGATAAACTTACGATAACACCACTCGAATAAAATGGAGAATTTGGCAAGTTTATTTTTTTGAAGATGGGGCTGCAAGGGTCAGATTGACCCGTGTTGGAAGTGCAGTCGGCATTTTATGTGGATTACCCGAGTGATTGATTTGCTTTTTGTCTCAAAATAGCGGCGAGTGTATTCCTCATTTCTACACGCCCGGGGAGCGGTGCGCCAAAGAGGATACGGTTTGCACGTAAAGGTTCATGAACTGGACCAGAATGTTGGAATTTCATAAATTTCATCACGAGTGCGTGTTCGGAGGACCTGCATTATTTGAGTGGAGAGTAGAAAATGCATATTGCGCCGTTGTGCTACTAAACTGCGTTCACTGGAGTCTTTTGCATAGGAGATTACTCGGATGTCTCGGATTTTAGCCTTACTTTGGTAAGGCAGTGGTCTGTAAGCAGTGTCCATGCCCAGCTGTAGTTCCCATTGAACGATTGTTTTGAAACTTTATCGTGGCAAGCCCCATTATTGTTGTGTTCTGCGCTTAGACTATGGCTTCTCCCGGATGAGTGGGAGGTGGTAACGAGGCTACAGCGTCTCTCTGTTGCGGTAGTAATAGTTACAGTTGTTTGTGAGTCACAGTCACTAGGAATTTTAGGTGTTGCCTGCCGGCTTTTCAGCATCTGTCATGTGACCTTCTTACTCCATGTCTTTAATTCCTTTCCATTCCTCTTCCGTTCTCAGCATCTCCACCAGCCCCTCCTGTTGCGCCTTTCATTTGTTCATCTTCCTTGGCGCCACTCCGCTTCCGTGCTACTACCTCGACACCTACAGCCGCCTTGCATTTTCCTCTAGCAACTCGTGTGACATTTTAATGTTACGCCACGTAACTGCCTCCCCGCATCTCGTAGATGTAGCGCGCAGTGTTTCTCCACATTTTCGTCGTCCTTTGTGGTGTGTCTACATGGCAATATGTCACCCCCTCAATACCATACCTCAGTTATCTTAAATCATGTCTCTCGCTCGCCAACCTCCCTCACGGCTACTTTGCTGGCCTCTTGCCGGAACTTCTATTGGCCTCCCGTACCCCTGAAAACCCACTACCGAATCGTGACGTAGCCTTGTATGAGACCCATGTTATTTTTACACTTAGGGGCCTTGCCGCCAACTGGGTACGATAAGGATGTGAATTGTAATAGGTTTATCTTATTCCTTTGTCGAGAAGGATTATTTTTTGGTTATGTGaaaattaccatttttttttttatgttctattAGGCAAAAGAATGAAACATTGACAAAGATTACCTATCTCACGATAGATGAATTTTGTGAATTGTCGGTCTGATCATTGCTGACGAACAGTTTTGTCCAAGGTTGTCAAAATTATATATACCAGCATTACGGGGTATATAACAAAGCACATCAAGGTCTTGACGTAAGTGAACTTGGCTCTGATTGAGTAGACGACGAGCGGAGAATTGGCCTTAGACTAAGTCAGGTAGACAAGTGAAGGCGTGTGTGGCCGGCTGGGTTAGCCGTATGCTATATTAAGGTTCTGGTCTCAAGACATAAGTACACACCCCTTCTTCGGTTTCCCCACTGGTTGATGGGACTATTCCCAAGACGTCCGTCCCACTTCATAATCCATCGAAAGTCGGATCAAAGTGGTCGAAAGTTTCTGTAAATGGACGAAGACTTGAATGTCTGTCAACAGATCTGTTTGGAGTAACGTGTCACGTTTTCGTTCCGGTGTGGAAGCAGTCAGTTGGGCTGTTTTTAACCGGCGCTGCTCCTCACCCTCACATTGTATTGTTACTCTTATATTAAGGAAATTCTCTATAGATGATTTCTAGCTTTTGTAAAGTCTTGGATGCTGTGTAGTTTAGAGttagaaccgtcccatctgttcTAGGCGCTACCGATCACCAGAAGGTGAACGATTAGTCATAGACGCAAATACATGGGTAACCGAAGTATGGCAACATGCCTTTCCATCCTCTTACGGGCCTTGTGGCAGTAGAGCTTAGGGTGATGGGAAGGCTCTTGGACCCCCCTGGTCTCTGAGGATTGTGACGtaaatagatttttatttttcaaagtcACTTAGAGTGAACCCTTACCTTAGAAGTTTCAGTTCTAAAATTGCGATTAGAATAGGATATTAATGCGATGTCGTACCGTAGGTTTAAGGTACC from Panulirus ornatus isolate Po-2019 chromosome 30, ASM3632096v1, whole genome shotgun sequence encodes the following:
- the LOC139758378 gene encoding uncharacterized protein isoform X1, translating into MEVLAKSLSALPRILSLCKICSARISSHADVVHHTQHHGRPMSTRHLPPPAPVHGSTQQLSNGQATYTTTTTNTTNCISKTACGYCSQHVAQSSSTSHTPTHTPNHTPSHTPSHTPTHTPMQSPTHSAAPRRINRRTELDFEELRALQVAGAIALIDVRHPQELENYGEIPGSLNIPLCKIKVALQLSEDEWEREFQIEKPSKGDRNLVFYARGPNASSAAVEIAHRLGFKMSRHYIGGWEDYCKQTGQPLKKPQDDAFGGCNNYYSKFDQYFL